atggccgctgagcctgcgcatccagagcctgtgctccgcaatgggagaggccagaacagtgagaggcccacgtaccgcaaaaaaaaacaaaaaaaacaaaaaaaacatcaaCACAACTTGCCAACAATTAACAAAGATTGATGCAAAAATATAgggaccccaccaccaccacccccaggcaATAGTTTTGCACCTCCCTTGGCTTGGCCACTTTAACATCCTGGCAGAAAGCATCAACAGCCTCATAGTTTTTTGGCAAACACACCAAATGTCATCATCAGACTCCAGATGCAGGATTACCAGACACCAAATAGTTCTATCTGAGAAATTTTCTGACACTTTATTCCAGTACCTGCCAGTAGATTTCACAACCAGTTCCTGCTGACTAAATGTCACTGTTGTGTATGCCATCTCATTTCTCACTTAGAGTTCCTTGGGTTTTGGAGTGGTATCAAGAAATGACTTGGAAGACTTCTAGTCTCCCCACCCGCATTAGTACCATAAGTATCCCTCCCccattttttgatgtggacaattgATATACGTACAGTCTTATGTAAAGTGCTACTATTCCCTTTTTCCAATTATACATATTTCTTTAATAGAAACTTATTATTTAATAGAAATCCTAGAGGCAATACTAGAGGTTAGTCAACTATTTAGTAGGAAAAAGTTTTCCAATATTATTTTAGATTATATAGGTTACATTTAAGATTGTTCAAGAAGAGTTTAATCAAGTAAGAAAAACATTGACCTGATACAGTTAAGTGAACTTGAATGAGGAAAATATGTGTAACAAATaaacttaaaggaaaacattCCAACTAGGAAATTCATTCAGGAAAGTTGAATTAAAAGAGTAAATATATtgtgggatctaaaatatgagacaaatgaacttatttacaagacagaaacagactcacagacatagaaaagaaacttatggttaccaaggggaaagggggtgggggaggtataaattaggagtttgggattagcagatacaaatgactgtatataaaatagataaacaacaaggtcctactgtacagcacagggaactgtattcaatatcctgtaataaatgataatggaaaagaatatgaaaaagaatatatatatacgtatatatatctGCATCACGCTGCAGCacgccagaaactaacacaacattgtaaatcaactatacttcaatgaaaaagaaatttttaattaaagaagtACTTTAAGATAAAATGGGACAAAAAGAGTctaaagaaagcagaaataaaggaTGCTTTCAGAGAAGAGTAATATGTAACTAATTAGTTTTTTGTTTAATCATGCCTAATGCTGCGCTTGTAATAAAACAGACAGTATACTTGGATTGCTGTTAGTATTGTTAACTAGTGCATAAGAACCAGGGATAAGAaccatcagggacttccctggtggtgcagtggctaagaatccgcctgccaatgcaggggacaccagttggagccctggtctgggaagatcccacatgccgcggagcaactaagcccgtgcaccacagctaccgaccctgcgctctaaagcccaagagccacaactactgagcccgcataccacaactactgaagcctgcgtgcctagagcctgtgctccacaacaacagaagccactgcaatgagaagcctgcgcaccacaatgaagagtagcccccacttgccacaactagagaaagcctgcgtgcagcaacgaagacccaacacagccaaaaataaattaattaattaattaattaatttaaaaaaaaaacatcaactaGGTCTGAGTTTGGGCAAAAACAAGAAAGGATCTTGGCTTGTTCAAATTGATGAAGCTAtgagctttttaatttttcttatgctaatatttttcttatatatttgttttatggtttcttatagactgaattgtgtctcccctgcaaaaaaaatttcgtatgttgaggtcctaacccacagtacctcagaatgtgactgtatttggagataaggctttaaagaggtaattaaggtaaaaggAGGTCACactgggccctaatccaatatgactggtgtccttttaaggagaacaggacacacagagagaaggctgtgtgaagacacagggagaagacggccatctacaagccGAGGAGAGAGGCCTGAGAAGAAGGCAACCCTGCTGACACGTTGAtctggacttccagcttccaggattgtgagaaaatacatttctcttggttaagcctcccagtctggggtactttgttatgacagccatAACAAACCCATACATGGTTCAAAATAATGAATCGCTTAAAAGAAGTACAGCCTTTTTAGTAATATACTAGTAGCTGGCATAATCCTTGGGGAGCGGAAAAGGCAATTAGGCAAAATATGTTTCAATAACCAGCAAATTCATGTTTATAAGAGCTCCTTGAGAAAAATCCCTAAAGGGGCCTGAAGTTCTTGGCTCTGTCATGTAATGATTTTTCCTTCCCACTGGAGAGGATGGAAATAACAGAGTAAGGCCATTGCTATGAGCAATGTATGACAAGGTCAGAGTGACATCTGTATACCCCCTGCTTAGAGCACCTTTGCTTAGAAATGTAGCTTGCTTGTTCTTCTTGATACAGGTCTCAATGGTTACATTAAGAGGACAGTTTTCACATTCCAAATAAGGCAAAAATAAGCTGCAATTGATTGACGCTGCTGTGAAcacttgtgtacaagtttttgcatAGGTTTTCAAATTTCTTGTGTACACGCCTAAAAGCAGAATTGTTGGATCACAcagtaactctgtgtttaaccatTTGAGGACCTGCCAGACTCTCTTCCAAAGtaactacaccattttacatttctaccagcagtgtatgagtgttccaGCTTCTCCACATCTTAGGCAAACACATTAtgatctgtcttttttattagaGCCACCCTTATGGTAACAGTGTATTTTGAGGCATTTCGTCTATAATAGCCACTGAATTGGACATTGGCAGacattgtatattttataaacttaaaTTGAAATGTGTTCATTTCAAGAGGAACTACCACAACATGAATTCCTGTGACCACAGATGACTCACTTTTGGTACATCGGTCCATATCAAATCTACCAGTCAGAGCTCAAGGAAACTGTGCCCTTTTCTGAGAGGTACAAACAATTTGTTGGCTTCCTCTAACCATCAGAAATCAGTAACTAAATTCTATTAGTAGTGGATGAAGCATTTTATCAGCAACATAGATGAACGAAAAAATTAATGCTGGACACATTGGAAATTCTCTATTTTtggaatattgaaaaaaattcaattattcAACAATAGGAATTAATAATAAAGTTATATGCTATACACAACACAAAAATATTAATGAGCAGGAGAGAAGATGTCACAAGAACAAAAAGTCTGAATTGCGTTTTATAAAAAGATAAAGTGGACACTTAGGAAAAATGCAATTTACCTTATATTAGTCAGATGCTAAGAGCTTCTCTAAGTCTAAATACACCTCTGAAAACTATACCTCATTATACCCCAGAAGTACTTCATGTGTTTGTctgtaatacataaatataaagatatatttatttatatatctaaaGAACGTATGAACCAATAAATGAGCACCAGCaatgcaatagaaaaaaaatgagtaaaagataaatataaatggCTTCTAAACCAATGATTCCAAATCTCGTTCATAATTATAGTAGTATGCATTTAAATAATAATGGtatataatattttcctttaaaaattgataaatatatttttctgttgacATTTCTAACTTATGAACTACCTCAGACACAAGCTCCCATTAGTTCGAAGAAAGGTCGTATTTAAACTCAGTTCATTCATCTAAAGTCATTCTCTCCCTGATCTTGTCTTAGGTCGTAGATAAAGACAGCCTCTGATGGCCCACAAAACAGCCACATTCCAGTaccaatttattctttttaatttattaattaattaatttatttatttttggctgcattgggtcttccttgttgtgtgcaggcttctcagtgcagtggcttcccttgttgcagagcatgggctctaggcatgggggcttcagtagttgtggcacacggactcagtagttgtggcatgtggactcagtagttgtggctcacgggctctagagcgcaggctcagtagttgtggcgcacgggcttagttgctccgcggcatgtgggatcttccctgaccagggctcgaacttgtgtcccctgcattggcaggcagattcttaaccacagcgccaccagggaagtccctccagtaCCAATTTAGAGTTGTAAGACTTTCACATAATactgcatcaaaatttaaaatttgttataaagaactaaaatttcaaaaagaacTAGAATTTTACCATTTCCtatctgttttattcatctttccttTCTCCATATAAGTGACTGGGCAACTGGATTTGGAGAAAGTCTTTTGATAATAAACTTTTGGTAGCTTATGAATTGTGAATATTGTAAATGTAATACctaatgaaaattatttaatatgtagCTAAATTGAGATTGATAGCTGTCCTTTTGTTGTTGCAACAAGCATTCTTTTATGAGTTACAAAGTATTTATTAccatacatttatattattttaagcagtttcatttaaaaattaatcagaaacacaaattatttttgaaaagtctgttttataaaaagatatgttttttccttattttacttacacaaaatgtttcttttcttctctttattgaacagaaaataaatgtacCGAGTTTCTAATCTCTGCTCTGGTTCTACTTGAATAGCAATTAATTGCGAGATACAGAGATGATGGATCGTGTAAGAATttactcagtgaatatttattactAGATCAATAGAGTAAAATTTTTGATAGTACTTTTTTtacttaaaagtctttattggTTCCCTTTAAGCctgaaaataaagttttgttaaGCTACCCTCCCCATTTCTCTCTGCCTATTCTAACCTGTTCTTGACAGGTGCTACTGTAGAGCTTTCATGCCATTTTTGGTCTATTATGCCTTATTAAATCCAAGCCACATGTGCAgtcaaagaaaaatgatattCTTTTTGTCATTTCTAAACTACTCTCTCCTGATGTTACATATATAAGCCATGTTTTagcagggtttttttcccctaccaTCTCACAAGTCTGTGTGCTAGAATTCGGGAATATATTTTTAGACAGTTTGGTgcagttcagtggttttcaggAAGCCAAGTTAAgggatttctttgttcttttccctctcAGCCAGGCTGGAGCAAGGAGACATGATCTTAAAAGCTCAGGAATGTATGACGACACAGAGATGGGTAGCATTTGTCCTGGAGGACCACAGGATGCCACAGGGACCTCAGGAGGACTCACATCACTGTTTCACGAGGTCCAAACGATGCCACTCGGATGTGGTTGCCTTGAACACAACTGTCCTCCGGCATCCATGCGTGGTCCGGGTGCTCCTAAGGGTGGCCTTGGAGGGCGACACAGGCTCACAGACAAGGTTGTCTACACCAGACCATGTCTCCTTGACTACATATGTTTTCAGGTATGTGGAGGAAATCCAAGATCATTCTTCATGGAGAAAGAAGTCCAGATCCCAGTTTATAAGAGAGTGTATCCATGAGACAAATGTCTAACTCTCCCAGATAGGTCTTGAGGATCTaactccttctttctctttttttcccccctagtgGACTCTGGTTGAGCTCTAGTGCTCACAAGTCATGAATCTTCCAGGACAGTCACAATTCAAATACTACGTTCCCAATTTTTGACCATGAGGTCTGAATTTGGGTCCTGAAAATACAGTTACACACACCTAGGATAAATTCTTGTTGTTGCTCTTGACTGATTCCTTCGTATTTCTCTCTTGGGAGCTGCCCTGAATAACGGGGATCTGGGGAAGGACCGTTCCTAGACGCCTGGTGCCTGGTGGAGACAACAGACTGACAAGAACATGTCCAGTGCTCTGGGGGAGAAGGGCTCTGGGGGAGAAGGGCTCTAGGGGAGAAGGGCTCTGGTGAGGCAGTGCCCTCCCCAGGCTGCAGTGGTCAGCCTTGCCTCTTCCTCTGAAAGCCCTCCAACCCACTGGCCAGCTGAGCCCTCAGGCATCCCCAATGAGCTCTAAAACCCAGAATCCAAGGTGGGCATCATTAAACTACCACCTCCTCTGAGTTCTGGAGAATATTACTGAGCAGTTCTGTTCAAACACCTTTAGAGACCAGGTTAAAGTCCTGGAAAATGTAAAGAGACTTGATTTACAGGGATGGTCAGCGTATGTCATACACCATAAAAGGTGTTCCCAttcaaaataagaatttaaaaactgTGCTTGCCAAACGAAATACATGCTTCCAGTTTCCAGTGCCTGGTTTGGAGTGTCCACAGCAGCATCAGAGGAAAGAAGGAATCTTTGGTAAAATTCTGCAAGCTTTAATGAATACACTCTATGCCTAATTCTTGGTATCCCAGCTTCTTCCAAGATGAGGTTATGTTCTGTGCCTTTGGCCACATGCCATTTCTTCTGCGCATCTCCACGGGCAGCCTGAATCTCTCTGCAGTGGCCCTCCGAGACTTCCTAAAACACACTGCTGTGTTTAACttaattttctctctgttctcctaATACCACATGATGAATAGACTATATTCTGGAAAATagtttttttgtggtattttcttttaaaccccAGTGTCTGGTTCATCCCAatccttttctctctgtgtgtttccCAATGTTCAGACCCTTTTTGTTAATTAGCAGTGACAGATGACTCACCCGTCTTGCTGGCTCCCCAGAGGAAGAAAAAGCTTGCTTCTTCTATTGATCTCAAGCCCTTCAAGAGTCACCAAATGCTCCTGGAAGCTTCTGTCACAGGGAGGAAAGTTCAATCTGAAAAAACTTGGGCAGTGGTCCAGCCATCCCTCGCATCCGACAGCAAGGACagatgggcctcccactgctcgATGCTGATGGGGTTTTCAGGAGCCCTGGccatcagaaagagggaaatGTCACAGATTCAGCAAGGGCAGGGGCTGGCTGTCCAAAGCCGGGAGGGTCATCAGCTCAGCAAGAGATCAAGCAGCTTGAAGGGAAGGAGACCCATGGAGGCCACAAGGGACCGTGTGGAAAGCAGAAATCAGTAAGAAACATCAAGATGAGGCACCTAAGGGACCAAAGAAGGAGAATTCTGGGTGGTAGAATGTTTAAGGGAGTCTGAGGCCTCTTACTCAATCTCCCTGAAATTGTTAACCAGATAGAACTCTCCAAGCTTTAAAGGGCCCCTGATCAGTTAATGGGATAAAGAATCATCTGTGCATCacactaagcgaagtaagtcagaaagagaacaaataccacatatcacttgtatgtggaatctaaaatatgacacaaatcaacatatctacaaaacagaaacagactcgcagacatagagaacagatttgtggttgccaaggggaaggggggtgggggagggacggattgggagtttgggatcagcagatataaactattatatgtaggatggataaacaacaaggtcctgtgtagcacagagaactagattcaatatcctgtgataaaccataatggaaaagaatatgaaaaagaatgtatgtatatttataactgaatcactttgctgtacagcagaaattaacacaacattgtaaatcaactatacttaaataaaatttaaaaaaaaagaatcatctatAGGATTCAGAAGTTTTCCACATCTGTACCTGAAGGCAGGAGCTCTTTTTCTGGCATGAACAAGAGACGGATCAATTACACAGAGAGTCTTGAAGAGGTGAGATCCCAACTTTTGTAAACATTAGGCTCTGTGGATGAAACCCTATCCAGAACAGGAAGATAATTTTCAGTGATGCTTAAGGTCATACAATATCCTACCAGGTACTTTTTGGAATTTCTTAGTAGGcacatttcttcaaaaattgcTTAATTAACAGATGgtattgaaaaatgaaaatgttttgccaATGATGTACTTTTTCCATTTGGAGGGTttgtgaagtttctttttttatttatgacAGCCATTAAAACTaagtgttgaaaaaaaaaaaagtaaaggtagAACAAGACCTGAAAAATCTCTGTATAATTAGAGTATTAAATCAAGATTTGCTCAACTAAGGAGGCCTGTTCCATCTCATTTAAGTGGgaattttattcaacaaataaaataagtattttgaaaaattattttttcattcttaccTCAGtctttgttaactttttttttttttttttttttgcggtatgcgggcctctcactgttgtggcctcccccgttgtggagcacaggctccggacgcgcaggctccagacgcgcaggctcagcggccatggctcacgggcccagccgctccgcggcatatgggatcctcccagaccggggcacgaacccgcatcccctgcatcggcaggcggactctcaaccacttgcgccaccagggaggccctttgttAACTTTTATATTCACATGTTTTATTATATAGAACATGTAGGcaaaataatacatgtatattatttattaataaatacatatacaaataGTGGCTCTCTAGCCTCAAAATAGTTTTACTGGTAAAGAGTGCTTGATCAAAAAAGTGTAGCCTCTCGTTGCGCAGTAGTGCGAGTGGCTTCTCGCTTCGTTTCTCGGGATCGACCACCGTCCCTCGTGCTGAGCTGCTAGGAAGCTGCCGTCGGCGAGCTCGTAGGAGCTTGAAACCGTCGTTACCCCTCCGACTTTCACCAGAGGGATAAAAATGGTTGAAGCAGATCGCCCAGGAAAGCTCTTCATCGGTGGCCTCAAtacagaaacaaatgagaaagctCTTGAAGCAGTATTTGGCAAATATGGACGAATAGTGGAAGTTCTCTTGATGAAAGATCGTGAAACCAACAAATCTAGAGGATTTGCTTTTGTCACCTTTGAAAGCCCAGCAGATGCTAAAGATGCAGCTAGAGACATGAATGGAAAGTCCTTAGATGGAAAAGCCATCAAGGTAGAACAAGCCACTAAACCATCATTTGAAAGTGGTAGACGTGGACCACCTCCACCTCCAAGAAGCAGAGGCCCTCCAAGAGGCCTTAGAGGCggaagaggaggaagtggaggaacCAGGGGACCTCCCTCACGTGGAGGGCACATGGATGATGGTGGTTATTCCATGAATTTTAACATGAGTTCTTCCAGGGGACCACTTCCAGTAAAAAGAGGACCACCGCCACGAAGTGGGGGTCCTCCTCCTAAAAGATCTGCCCCTTCAGGACCAGTTCGCAGCAGCAATGGAATGGGAGGAAGAGCTCCTGTATCACGTGGAAGAGATAGTTATGGAGGTCCACCTCGAAGGGAACCCCTGCCCTCTCGTAGAGATGTTTATTTGTCCCCAAGAGATGATGGATATTCTACTAAAGACAGCTATTCAAGCAGAGATTACCCAAGTTCTCGTGATACAAGAGATTATGCACCACCACCAAGAGATTATACTTACCGTGATTATGGTCATTCCAGTTCACGTGATGACTATCCATCAAGAGGCTATAGTGATAGAGATGGCTATGGTCGTGATCGTGACTATTCAGATCATCCAAGTGGAGGTTCCTACAGAGATTCATATGAGAGTTATGGTAACTCACGTAGTGCTCCACCTACATGAGGGCTCCCGCCATCTTATGGTGGAAGCA
Above is a genomic segment from Mesoplodon densirostris isolate mMesDen1 chromosome 18, mMesDen1 primary haplotype, whole genome shotgun sequence containing:
- the LOC132478080 gene encoding LOW QUALITY PROTEIN: RNA-binding motif protein, X chromosome-like (The sequence of the model RefSeq protein was modified relative to this genomic sequence to represent the inferred CDS: substituted 2 bases at 2 genomic stop codons), whose protein sequence is MVEADRPGKLFIGGLNTETNEKALEAVFGKYGRIVEVLLMKDRETNKSRGFAFVTFESPADAKDAARDMNGKSLDGKAIKVEQATKPSFESGRRGPPPPPRSRGPPRGLRGGRGGSGGTRGPPSRGGHMDDGGYSMNFNMSSSRGPLPVKRGPPPRSGGPPPKRSAPSGPVRSSNGMGGRAPVSRGRDSYGGPPRREPLPSRRDVYLSPRDDGYSTKDSYSSRDYPSSRDTRDYAPPPRDYTYRDYGHSSSRDDYPSRGYSDRDGYGRDRDYSDHPSGGSYRDSYESYGNSRSAPPTXGLPPSYGGSSRYDDYSSSRDGYGGSRDSYSSSXSDLYSSGRDRVGRQERGLPPSMERGYPPPRDSYSSSSCGAPRGGGRGGSRSDRGGDRSRY